One genomic window of Actinoalloteichus hoggarensis includes the following:
- a CDS encoding ABC transporter permease, which yields MTDSTQAGRRPSAAPGHAGGQRSTGGDPAVTAEVPGDAPGDPASGSAGDARGGSTVVDGAPRPRRPRPRLDADWVRRNGVFVALALLILVNVVITPNFVSEGTLRLQLIQVAPVLIVALGMALVIGTQGIDLSVGAVMALAAALIPLYIGYGAAIAILIAVLAGCVSGALAGSLIARIGVQPIVATLGLMVAGRGVANLIGGEIKSIREPGIVLLGSGSLLGIPYVVLIAAAVSVVVWFAVRRTLYGRRLVAVGGNQRAAELAGLPVKRVLITTYVVCGLLAALAGVLLAARSQASDPTRLGLLVELSAITAVVIGGTPLSGGQVRVAGTIAGALLMQLITATLIFHNIPDSTAQVVQAVIVIAAVYVQLGRRRSGRPGRSGRKASP from the coding sequence GTGACTGACTCCACCCAGGCGGGTCGGCGGCCGTCCGCCGCACCCGGGCACGCCGGCGGGCAGCGGTCGACCGGCGGCGATCCGGCGGTCACCGCCGAGGTGCCCGGCGACGCACCCGGCGATCCCGCGAGCGGCTCGGCAGGCGATGCCCGCGGCGGCTCAACCGTCGTGGACGGCGCGCCTCGGCCACGTCGCCCGCGTCCCCGCCTCGACGCCGACTGGGTCCGGCGCAACGGCGTCTTCGTCGCGCTGGCCCTGCTGATCCTGGTCAACGTCGTGATCACGCCGAACTTCGTCAGCGAGGGGACACTGCGGCTACAGCTGATCCAGGTCGCACCGGTGCTGATCGTGGCGCTGGGGATGGCCCTGGTCATCGGCACCCAGGGCATCGACCTCTCGGTGGGCGCGGTGATGGCGCTGGCCGCGGCATTGATCCCGTTGTACATCGGCTACGGGGCGGCGATCGCGATCCTGATCGCCGTGCTCGCGGGCTGCGTCTCCGGAGCGCTGGCAGGCTCACTGATCGCCAGGATCGGCGTCCAGCCGATCGTCGCGACGCTCGGCCTGATGGTCGCGGGCCGCGGCGTCGCGAACCTCATCGGCGGCGAGATCAAGAGCATTCGCGAGCCGGGCATCGTCCTGCTGGGCTCCGGCAGTCTCCTGGGCATCCCCTACGTGGTCCTCATCGCCGCCGCGGTGTCCGTCGTCGTGTGGTTCGCGGTCCGCCGCACGCTGTACGGCCGCAGGCTCGTCGCCGTCGGCGGCAACCAGCGCGCCGCCGAGCTGGCGGGCCTGCCGGTGAAGCGGGTGCTGATCACGACGTACGTCGTCTGCGGGCTGCTGGCGGCGCTGGCGGGCGTGCTGCTCGCGGCACGTTCCCAGGCCAGCGATCCCACCAGGCTCGGGCTGCTCGTCGAGTTGTCGGCCATCACGGCGGTGGTGATCGGCGGAACCCCGCTGTCCGGTGGTCAGGTGCGGGTCGCGGGCACCATCGCGGGCGCGCTGCTCATGCAGCTCATCACGGCGACGTTGATCTTCCACAACATCCCGGACTCCACCGCGCAGGTGGTGCAGGCCGTCATCGTGATCGCCGCCGTCTACGTGCAACTCGGTCGCCGGAGATCGGGCAGGCCGGGACGATCGGGAAGAAAGGCGTCGCCATGA
- a CDS encoding sugar ABC transporter ATP-binding protein, which yields MISSTGTDSPESPSAAAILETEGVTKSFGGVQALRGVDFQLGAGEIHALVGENGAGKSTLIKVLTGVHPPDDGEVRFAGDRVDFHRPADAQRAGISTIYQEVNLVPLLSVARNIFLGREPRTRLGLVDVARMNREAATLVESLGVGVDVRADLGRLGLGVQQMVALARAVSVSARVVIMDEPTSSLEAREVATLFGVARTLRDAGVGLVFVSHRLDELWELCDRVTILRDGRQVHTGRMADLGRLALISHMLGRDLDDVRRTGATDFGETRRQDREPVLTAAGLDVGGRLHGVGLAVRPGEVVGLGGLLGSGRTETVQTVYGALPREAGTVRVDGTEVRANSVGHALRSGIALLSEDRKAEGIIPELSVRENIALAVLPRLSRWGLVSESKVDALVATFMARLRIKASSPAQPVRELSGGNQQKVLIARWLCTEPKVFLLDEPTRGIDVGAKSEVQSLIDELAEQGLAVVLVSSEMEELVEGADRIVVLHDGGVVRELTGEQRTTAALLAALAHDPQAAAEKKKEDAGD from the coding sequence GATCAGTTCCACCGGCACCGATTCGCCCGAGTCGCCCTCGGCGGCCGCCATCCTGGAGACCGAGGGCGTCACCAAGTCCTTCGGCGGCGTGCAGGCGCTCCGCGGCGTGGACTTCCAGCTCGGCGCGGGCGAGATCCACGCGCTGGTCGGCGAGAACGGCGCAGGCAAGTCCACTCTGATCAAGGTGCTGACGGGCGTGCACCCGCCGGACGACGGGGAGGTCCGCTTCGCGGGTGACCGCGTCGACTTCCACCGGCCCGCCGACGCGCAGCGCGCCGGGATCTCCACCATCTATCAAGAGGTCAACCTGGTGCCGCTGCTGTCGGTGGCGCGCAACATCTTCCTGGGTCGCGAACCCAGGACTCGACTCGGCCTCGTCGACGTCGCGCGGATGAACCGGGAGGCCGCCACGCTCGTCGAGTCACTCGGCGTCGGCGTCGACGTCCGGGCCGACCTGGGCCGCCTCGGCTTGGGCGTCCAGCAGATGGTCGCGCTGGCGCGGGCCGTGTCGGTCTCCGCCCGCGTGGTGATCATGGACGAGCCGACGTCGTCGCTGGAGGCCAGGGAGGTCGCCACCCTGTTCGGCGTCGCACGGACCCTGCGCGACGCCGGTGTGGGCCTGGTCTTCGTCTCGCACCGGCTCGACGAACTCTGGGAGCTGTGCGACCGAGTGACGATCCTGCGCGACGGCAGGCAGGTGCACACCGGCCGGATGGCCGACCTCGGCAGGCTCGCCCTGATCTCGCACATGCTGGGTCGTGACCTGGACGACGTGCGGCGCACCGGGGCGACCGACTTCGGCGAGACGCGTCGGCAGGATCGGGAGCCGGTGCTCACCGCCGCTGGCCTGGACGTCGGAGGCAGACTGCACGGCGTCGGCCTGGCCGTCCGCCCCGGCGAGGTCGTCGGCCTGGGCGGCCTCCTCGGCTCCGGCCGCACCGAGACGGTGCAGACCGTCTACGGGGCGCTGCCGCGTGAGGCGGGCACCGTCCGAGTCGACGGCACCGAGGTACGGGCGAACTCCGTCGGCCACGCCCTCCGGTCGGGCATCGCCCTGCTGTCGGAGGACCGCAAGGCGGAGGGCATCATCCCGGAGCTCTCGGTCCGGGAGAACATCGCGCTCGCCGTCCTGCCCCGGCTCTCCCGCTGGGGACTCGTGTCGGAGTCGAAGGTCGACGCGCTGGTGGCGACCTTCATGGCGCGGCTGCGCATCAAGGCGTCGAGCCCGGCCCAGCCGGTGCGGGAACTGTCCGGCGGCAACCAGCAGAAGGTGCTGATCGCTCGGTGGCTGTGCACGGAGCCGAAGGTGTTCCTACTCGACGAGCCCACCAGAGGAATCGACGTCGGCGCCAAGAGCGAGGTGCAGTCGCTCATCGACGAGCTGGCCGAGCAAGGCCTGGCGGTCGTGCTGGTCTCCAGCGAGATGGAGGAGCTGGTGGAGGGCGCCGATCGGATCGTCGTGCTGCACGACGGCGGCGTGGTCCGAGAACTGACGGGGGAGCAGCGCACGACCGCCGCACTGCTCGCGGCGCTGGCCCATGATCCGCAGGCCGCGGCCGAGAAGAAGAAGGAGGACGCCGGTGACTGA